The proteins below come from a single Drosophila busckii strain San Diego stock center, stock number 13000-0081.31 chromosome X, ASM1175060v1, whole genome shotgun sequence genomic window:
- the LOC108605679 gene encoding protein atonal homolog 1 has product MAWLPSSSNGADNADERSTTSHSSAASSSNGNNESPRSTAQATTTATTAATSVGVGSRQPPALLRHATPYLQPKCESISDGDAELSDFSLNDTEEDEDELRDYIVLNGNQGDANRSLSNSPRSANGLYSNGQGQVSGTAIGSSSLAAASNGVGGVRKVFTNTRERWRQQNVSGAFAELRKLVPTHPPDKKLSKNEILRSAIKYIKLLTGILDWQQRQALPTEQNNNDNRLSNGHATHEALHHIKCERLERESRPNGNDLLMIATPTQIKTEQGQLNHYEESNGAAAVVVVAAAAAITPATATTVAATINVSSSFKPRSSSNKRRARTVDATTGELHKRRKS; this is encoded by the exons ATGGCCTGGTTACCCAGCAGCTCCAACGGCGCCGACAATGCGGACGAGCGCAGCACCACCAGCCACTCCAGCGCTGCATCCTCCTCCAACGGCAACAATGAGTCACCCAGATCAACagctcaagcaacaacaacagcaacaacagcagcaacatcagttGGCGTTGGCTCGCGTCAGCCGCCGGCGCTGCTGCGTCATGCCACGCCCTATTTGCAGCCCAAGTGCGAGTCCATCTCCGATGGCGATGCTGAGCTCTCTGACTTCTCGCTCAACGACACCGAGGAGGATGAGGACGAGCTGCGCGACTACATTGTCCTCAATGGCAACCAGGGCGATG CTAATCGCTCGCTCTCCAACTCGCCACGCAGCGCCAACGGCCTTTATAGCAATGGGCAGGGCCAGGTGTCTGGCACAGCCATTGGCAGCTCGAGCTTGGCGGCAGCCAGCAATGGAGTCGGTGGAGTGCGCAAAGTTTTCACCAACACACGCGAGCGCTGGCGCCAGCAGAATGTCTCGGGAGCGTTTGCGGAGCTGCGCAAGCTGGTGCCGACGCATCCGCCGGACAAGAAGCTCTCGAAGAATGAAATCTTGCGCTCGGCcatcaaatatataaagctgctCACCGGCATACTCGactggcagcagcgccaggCGCTGCCTACGGAGCagaacaacaacgacaatCGCTTGAGCAATGGCCACGCGACTCATGAGGCACTGCATCACATCAAGTGCGAGCGATTGGAGCGAGAGAGTCGCCCCAATGGCAACGATTTGCTGATGATAGCGACGCCAACGCAAATCAAAACTGAGCAAGGTCAGCTCAATCATTACGAGGAGTCGAATGGAGcagccgctgttgttgttgttgctgctgctgctgctatcacgccagcaacagctacaactgttgctgccaccaTCAACGTCAGTAGCAGCTTCAagccacgcagcagcagcaacaagcgacGCGCCAGGACTGTGGATGCCACAACAGGCGAGCTGCATAAGCGGCGCAAATCTTAA
- the LOC108605678 gene encoding uncharacterized protein LOC108605678: MSYTNLLPYSVDGYQRISYNHNHNHNHNYKQVSGTGGVECGSEYGRAGESDSRNRGDGSSRAENIVISKELMLGCKPEKADDFRPCIFEPTWCVYIRALDNVDMGRYVRRVTFRMSPRLPLRLQVADASPFEITEVLSTDFPIELQVEYLEPGMSSTTYVYKPNDVFDGLYNVDARMNFKGHERRDKMYFVNPNAEMKLSLSTPAPPPLAPAKRQLKLRLPQPQPQAQLNKKLKSARLAFDIWQTPQPKSSAPTGPQPSSAADASESQSVDKPAPPRPIFNVRV, encoded by the coding sequence ATGAGCTATACTAACTTATTACCCTACAGCGTGGACGGCTATCAGCGCATTAGCTACAATCACAATCACAATCACAATCACAATTACAAGCAAGTGAGTGGGACTGGAGGTGTGGAGTGTGGGAGTGAGTATGGGCGAGCGGGTGAGAGTGACAGCAGAAATCGCGGAGACGGCAGCAGCCGAGCTGAGAATATTGTGATAAGCAAGGAGCTGATGCTCGGCTGCAAGCCGGAGAAGGCGGATGACTTCAGGCCGTGCATATTCGAGCCGACCTGGTGCGTCTATATCAGAGCACTGGACAATGTGGACATGGGTCGCTATGTGAGGCGCGTGACGTTTCGCATGTCGCCGCGTCTGCCGCTGCGACTGCAAGTGGCGGATGCTTCGCCGTTTGAGATCACCGAAGTGCTCAGCACCGACTTTCCCATTGAGCTGCAGGTGGAGTATCTGGAGCCGGGCATGTCATCCACCACATATGTCTACAAGCCGAACGACGTCTTCGATGGACTCTACAATGTGGATGCGCGCATGAATTTCAAGGGACACGAGCGCCGGGACAAAATGTATTTCGTCAATCCCAATGCAGAGATGAAGCTGAGTCTGAGCACCccagcgccgccgccactggCGCCAGCTAAGCGGCAGCTCAAGCTGCGACTGCctcagccacagccacaggcGCAGCTGAACAAGAAGCTGAAGTCGGCGCGACTTGCTTTCGATATATGGCAAACGCCACAGCCAAAGAGCAGCGCACCCACTGGCCCCCAgcccagcagcgcagcagacgCAAGCGAAAGCCAAAGCGTCGACAAGCCCGCGCCCCCCCGACCCATTTTCAATGTACGTgtctag